A stretch of the Medicago truncatula cultivar Jemalong A17 chromosome 5, MtrunA17r5.0-ANR, whole genome shotgun sequence genome encodes the following:
- the LOC11432875 gene encoding receptor-like protein Cf-9, whose amino-acid sequence MGSFFIPLPYFTFHFFLLLLITHFTSYTFSLCNKHDNSALLQFKNSFSVSTSSQLYFARSSFSFKTESWENSTDCCEWDGVTCDTMSDHVIGLDLSCNNLKGELHPNSTIFQLKHLQQLNLAFNHFSWSSIPIGVGDLVKLTHLNLSYSDLSGNIPSTISHLSKLVSLDLSSYWSAEVGLKLNSFIWKKLIHNATNLRELYLDNVNMSSIRESSLSMLKNLSSSLVSLSLSETELQGNLSSDILSLPNLQRLDLSSNDNLSGQLPKSNWSTPLRYLVLSFSAFSGEIPYSIGQLKSLTQLVLSFCNFDGMVPLSLWNLTQLTYLDLSNNHLTGFIGEFSTYSLQYLDLSNNNLQGHFPNSIFQLQNLTDLYLSSTNLSGVVDFHQFSKLNKLGSLDLSHNSFLSININSNVDSILPNLVDLELSNANINSFPKFLAQLPNLQSLDLSNNNIHGKIPKWFHKKLMEWENSWNGISYIDLSFNKLQGDLPIPPDGIGYFSLSNNNFTGDISSTFCNASYLNVLNLAHNNLTGMIPQCLGTLTSLNVLDMQMNNLYGNIPRTFSKENAFQTIKLNGNQLEGPLPQSLSHCSFLEVLDLGDNNIEDTFPNWLETLQELQVLSLRSNNLHGAITCSSTKHSFPKLRIFDVSNNNFSGPLPISCIKNFKGMMNVNDSQIGLQYKGAGYYYNDSVVVTMKGFSMELTKILTTFTTIDLSNNMFEGEIPQVIGELNSLKGLNLSNNGITGSIPQSLSHLRNLEWLDLSCNQLKGEIPVALTNLNFLSVLNLSQNHLEGIIPKGQQFNTFGNDSFEGNTMLCGFQLSKSCKNEEDLPPHSTSEDEEESGFGWKAVAIGYGCGAISGFLLGYNVFFFTGKPQWLVRIVENMFNIRLKRTNNRYCANRRRMN is encoded by the exons ATGGGATCCTTTTTTATTCCATTGCCTTATTTTACCTTTCActttttcttgttgttgttgattactcATTTTACTTCCTACACTTTCTCACTGTGCAACAAACATGACAACTCTGCCTTGTTACAATTCAAAAACTCTTTTTCTGTCAGCACTTCATCTCAACTCTATTTTGCgcgttcttctttttctttcaagacAGAATCTTGGGAAAACAGTACAGATTGTTGTGAGTGGGATGGTGTCACGTGCGACACCATGTCAGATCACGTGATTGGTCTGGACCTCAGTTGCAACAATCTAAAAGGTGAATTACATCCCAATAGCACCATCTTTCAGCTTAAACACCTTCAACAACTCAACTTGGcttttaatcatttttcttgGTCTTCAATACCTATTGGTGTTGGAGATTTAGTGAAACTCACACATCTAAATCTATCATACTCTGACCTCAGTGGTAATATTCCTTCCACAATCTCTCATTTGTCAAAATTAGTATCACTTGATCTTAGCAGTTACTGGTCCGCAGAAGTGGGATTGAAACTCAATTCGTTCATTTGGAAGAAACTCATTCATAATGCTACTAATTTAAGGGAACTTTATTTGGATAATGTGAACATGTCTTCCATCAGAGAGAGCTCTTTGTCAATGCTAAAGAATTTGTCATCCTCTTTGGTTTCTCTTAGTCTATCAGAAACTGAGTTGCAAGGAAATTTGTCAAGTGACATCCTCTCTTTACCTAATCTTCAAAGATTGGATTTGTCATCTAATGATAACCTTAGTGGTCAACTTCCAAAGTCCAACTGGAGCACTCCTCTAAGGTACTTGGTCCTCTCTTTCTCTGCTTTTTCAGGTGAAATTCCTTATTCCATAGGTCAATTGAAGTCTCTTACTCAATTAGTCCTTTCATTCTGCAATTTTGATGGAATGGTTCCTCTATCTTTGTGGAACCTCACCCAACTAACATATTTGG ACCTCAGCAACAACCACCTCACAGGGTTCATTGGTGAGTTTTCAACATATTCTTTGCAATATTTGGATCTCTCTAATAACAACCTACAAGGTCATTTTCCAAATTCAATATTTCAACTCCAAAATCTTACCGACTTATATTTGTCATCCACAAACTTAAGTGGTGTTGTGGATTTTcaccaattttcaaaattaaacaaactagGTTCCCTTGATCTTTCCCATAATAGTTTTCTTTCTATCAACATTAATAGCAATGTTGACTCCATCTTACCCAACCTTGTTGACTTAGAATTATCTAATGCTAATATTAATAGTTTTCCTAAATTCCTAGCGCAACTACCAAATCTGCAATCGTTAGATCTctccaacaacaacattcatggGAAAATTCCCAAATGGTTTCATAAGAAGCTCATGGAATGGGAAAACTCATGGAATGGGATTTCGTACATTGACTTGAGTTTCAACAAGTTACAAGGAGATCTTCCAATTCCACCTGATGGCATTGGATACTTTTCACTCTCAAATAACAACTTCACAGGAGATATTTCTTCAACATTCTGCAATGCAAGTTACCTGAATGTTCTCAATTTGGCTCACAACAATTTGACAGGTATGATTCCACAATGCCTGGGAACATTAACTTCTCTTAATGTATTGGATATGCAAATGAACAACCTCTATGGAAACATTCCTAGAACCTTTTCCAAAGAAAATGCATTTCAGACTATAAAGTTGAATGGAAACCAATTGGAAGGACCATTACCCCAGTCTTTGTCTCACTGTTCATTTCTTGAAGTTTTGGACCTTGGTGACAACAACATAGAGGACACATTTCCAAATTGGCTAGAAACTCTACAAGAGTTACAAGTTCTAAGCTTACGATCAAATAATCTTCATGGTGCAATCACTTGTTCTAGCACCAAGCATTCATTTCCTAAGTTGAGAATTTTTGATGTTTCTAACAACAATTTTAGTGGGCCCTTGCCAATATCATGCATCAAGAACTTTAAAGGAATGATGAATGTGAATGACAGCCAAATTGGTTTGCAATACAAGGGTGCGGGTTATTACTATAATGATTCTGTGGTGGTCACAATGAAAGGTTTTTCTATGGAGCTAACAAAGATATTGACTACTTTCACAACTATTGATTTATCAAATAACATGTTTGAAGGTGAAATTCCACAAGTCATTGGAGAATTAAATTCTCTCAAAGGACTTAACCTTTCAAACAATGGAATCACAGGTAGCATTCCACAATCTTTAAGTCATTTGAGAAATTTGGAGTGGTTGGACCTCTCATGCAACCAATTGAAGGGTGAGATTCCTGTGGCTTTGACAAATTTGAACTTCCTCTCAGTCTTAAACCTTTCACAAAACCACCTTGAGGGAATCATACCTAAAGGTCAACAGTTTAATACATTTGGAAATGATTCTTTTGAAGGAAATACAATGTTGTGTGGATTCCAATTGTCTAAATCATGCAAAAATGAGGAAGATCTGCCACCTCATTCAACatctgaagatgaagaagaatcaGGATTTGGCTGGAAAGCTGTGGCAATTGGATATGGATGTGGGGCAATATCCGGGTTCCTCTTGGGATATAATGTATTCTTCTTCACTGGTAAACCTCAATGGCTTGTTAGAATTGTTGAAAACATGTTTAACATAAGACTGAAAAGAACAAACAACAGATACTGTGCAAATCGCAGAAGAATGAATTAA